A region from the Cannabis sativa cultivar Pink pepper isolate KNU-18-1 chromosome 9, ASM2916894v1, whole genome shotgun sequence genome encodes:
- the LOC115723093 gene encoding protein indeterminate-domain 4, chloroplastic produces MAAGSSSVSFYGSSSFRSEQENQNNQILLQQQQPNSSTTFTTATTTTTSSIASTTAPPKKRRNQSASNSDAEVVALSPKTLMATNRFICEVCNKGFQREQNLQLHRRGHNLPWKLKQKNNKDPPKRKVFLCPEPTCVHHDPSRALGDLTGIKKHYSRKHGEKKWKCEKCSKRYAVQSDWKAHSKTCGTREYRCECGTLFSRRDSLITHRAFCDALAQETARHPTSLNTIGGHQLYGNSHVNLGLSQMGSQFSSLQNHPSANNMLRLGHNITTPKIENLISLSSSNPNNNNNNNNSFGNPTQNYSPSTFFLQDHHHNNQAYHPFLNKPSHSLTQLPDLQSNNNNNNNSSDIFNLGFFSNNNGNIRSDQFNLDHGGGNNTNGMPTMFSSIADHMAAGHGGAAMSSLYGGGGNRQDNSNNNNNNNSLSPHMSATALLQKAAQIDSTTSSLVDAPSLLRSLRNSAARVSNNNHDHHDDHDHDHQLEGLMNSLANNNGGGGGGSSNLNVFGGFMNALGGGSTTTSLDVDDQHGNLCDDQLDHHHHHQTNNYNKFHQNNLGVSFGSGSDKLTLDFLGVGEIVRNMHGGGISSNGNNNTITASLDAQLKSTQQSQLFGGTTSTLH; encoded by the exons ATGGCGGCTGGTTCATCATCGGTGAGTTTTTATGGAAGTAGTAGTTTTAGATCAGAACAAGAAAATCAAAATAACCAAATATTGTTACAACAACAACAGCCTAATTCATCAACTACTTTCACTACTGCTACTACTACAACAACTTCTTCAATTGCTTCAACCACAGCTCCTCCAAAGAAGAGAAGAAATCAATCAGCTTCAA aTTCTGATGCGGAAGTGGTGGCGTTATCTCCAAAGACTCTAATGGCGACAAACAGGTTTATATGTGAGGTTTGTAACAAAGGGTTTCAAAGGGAACAAAATCTTCAGTTACACAGAAGAGGACACAATCTTCCATGGAAGCTTAAGCAGAAGAACAACAAAGATCCACCTAAAAGAAAAGTTTTTCTTTGCCCTGAACCTACTTGTGTTCACCACGACCCGTCTCGGGCTTTGGGAGATCTCACCGGAATTAAAAAACACTATTCCAGAAAACATGGTGAGAAGAAATGGAAGTGTGAGAAATGTTCTAAACGCTATGCTGTTCAGTCTGATTGGAAAGCTCATTCTAAGACATGTGGTACTAGAGAATACAGATGTGAATGTGGCACTCTCTTCTCCag GCGTGACAGTCTAATTACTCATCGAGCTTTCTGTGATGCATTGGCTCAAGAAACTGCAAGGCATCCGACGAGTTTGAACACCATTGGTGGTCACCAGCTCTACGGTAACAGCCATGTGAATTTAGGACTGTCACAGATGGGATCCCAATTTTCAAGCCTACAAAATCACCCATCTGCCAATAACATGTTAAGGTTGGGACATAATATTACTACTCCAAAAATAGAAAACCTCATTTCATTATCCTCATCAaaccctaataataataataataataataattcttttGGGAACCCTACTCAGAATTATTCTCCTTCCACATTTTTCCTCCAAGATCATCATCATAATAATCAAGCTTATCATCCATTTTTGAACAAACCATCTCATTCCCTTACCCAACTTCCAGATCTTCAATccaacaataacaacaacaacaattcatCCGACATTTTCAACCTAGGATTTTTCTCCAACAATAATGGAAACATAAGATCTGATCAGTTCAACCTTGATCATGGTGGTGGTAATAACACAAATGGAATGCCAACAATGTTCTCTAGCATAGCCGATCATATGGCGGCCGGTCATGGTGGTGCCGCCATGTCATCTCTTTACGGGGGCGGTGGAAACAGGCAAGataacagcaacaacaacaacaacaacaacagcctCTCCCCTCATATGTCAGCCACCGCATTGCTTCAGAAAGCCGCTCAAATCGACTCGACTACTTCTAGTCTAGTCGACGCGCCTTCTTTGCTTAGAAGCTTGAGAAATTCGGCAGCTAGGGTTTCAAATAATAATCATGATCATCACGatgatcatgatcatgatcACCAACTTGAAGGGTTAATGAACTCTTTAGCCAACAATAATGGTGGTGGTGGCGGCGGCTCGTCCAATCTTAATGTTTTCGGAGGATTTATGAATGCCCTAGGTGGTGGTTCAACTACTACATCGCTTGATGTTGATGATCAACATGGAAATTTGTGTGATGATCAGCtggatcatcatcatcaccatcaaaCCAACAATTACAATAAGTTTCATCAGAATAATTTGGGGGTGAGTTTTGGATCGGGTTCGGATAAATTAACGTTGGATTTTCTTGGTGTTGGAGAAATTGTGAGGAACATGCATGGTGGTGGGATTAGTAGTAATGGTAACAACAATACTATTACTGCTTCTCTTGACGCTCAGTTGAAGTCAACGCAGCAAAGTCAACTATTTGGTGGGACAACTTCGACCTTGCATTAA